One genomic window of Arachis hypogaea cultivar Tifrunner chromosome 8, arahy.Tifrunner.gnm2.J5K5, whole genome shotgun sequence includes the following:
- the LOC112708129 gene encoding RNA pseudouridine synthase 7 isoform X1, giving the protein MNKRKREEEEEEEGIRMGTDIVWQTPANPPHPHDYIFRNGIRYVKPYYFEFIAHKNGVFLAGVRLRIDGQGKLLWIYSPKSSRVDLMNIIAVKCGRIQVDGERVPVSYIVKSSQKISHFVHRHEPPVMACEVPILQKELDVLTVCKPASVPVHPCGQYRKNTVVGILQAEHGLAPVFPVHRLDRLVSGLLILARNASKADIFRQQIEGGLVRKKYIARVVGEFPKDELVVDANIDYNAREGRSTAEVRDSAKGKAASTKFTRISSNGAQSIVLCEPITGRTHQIRVHLKHSGHPIANDMLYISDETVNRSSKGSSADRSACTSATALTSSIEEKVVNDCEEKSNVGFSIDPMCTNCPNLAPKGYDTDEEGLWLHCIQYSGPDWTYECPYPDWAKLTQTI; this is encoded by the exons ATGAAcaagaggaagagagaagaagaagaagaagaagaaggaatcagaatGGGAACGGATATCGTGTGGCAAACCCCAGCGAATCCCCCGCACCCTCACGACTACATCTTCCGAAACG GAATTCGATATGTTAAACCTTACTACTTCGAATTCATAGCTCAT aaaaatggTGTATTTTTGGCTGGTGTCAGGTTAAGAATCGATGGGCAGGGAAAACTATTGTGGATTTATTCGCCCAAGAGTTCAAGGGTCGACCTTATGAATATTAT TGCAGTGAAATGTGGAAGGATTCAAGTTGATGGTGAGAGGGTACCAGTTTCATACATAGTTAAATCATCACAGAAGATTAGCCATTTCGTACACAG GCATGAACCGCCTGTGATGGCTTGTGAGGTTCCGATTCTCCAAAAAGAACTAGACGTGCTGACTGTTTGTAAACCTGCATCTGTCCCT GTTCATCCATGTGGTCAATATCGTAAgaacactgttgttggcatccttCAAGCTGAGCATGGGCTGGCACCTGTATTTC CTGTTCATCGACTAGATCGCCTTGTGTCAGGACTTCTTATTTTAGCCAGAAATGCTTCAAAAGCTGACATTTTTAGGCAGCAG ATTGAAGGTGGCTTAGTCCGGAAAAAGTATATAGCAAGAGTAGTTGGAGAATTTCCCAAGGATGAG ctAGTTGTTGATGCCAATATAGACTATAATGCTCGGGAAGGGAGGAGCACAGCGGAG GTCAGAGACTCTGCAAAGGGCAAGGCAGCCTCTACAAAATTTACTCGGATTTCTTCTAATGGTGCTCAGAGTATTGTTTTATGTGAACCAATCACTGGTCGTACTCATCAG ATTCGTGTTCATTTAAAGCATTCGGGACACCCAATAGCCAATGACATGCTGTACATATCAGATGAAACTGTCAATCGATCAAGTAAAGGTTCAAGTGCTGATAGATCAGCTTGCACATCTGCCACTGCTCTAACATCAAGTATTGAGGAAAAAGTCGTCAATGATTGTGAAGAGAAGTCCAATGTGGGTTTTAGCATTGATCCCATGTGTACAAACTGTCCAAATTTGGCACCAAAAGG
- the LOC112708129 gene encoding RNA pseudouridine synthase 7 isoform X2, whose product MNKRKREEEEEEEGIRMGTDIVWQTPANPPHPHDYIFRNGIRYVKPYYFEFIAHVKNRWAGKTIVDLFAQEFKGRPYEYYVSAVKCGRIQVDGERVPVSYIVKSSQKISHFVHRHEPPVMACEVPILQKELDVLTVCKPASVPVHPCGQYRKNTVVGILQAEHGLAPVFPVHRLDRLVSGLLILARNASKADIFRQQIEGGLVRKKYIARVVGEFPKDELVVDANIDYNAREGRSTAEVRDSAKGKAASTKFTRISSNGAQSIVLCEPITGRTHQIRVHLKHSGHPIANDMLYISDETVNRSSKGSSADRSACTSATALTSSIEEKVVNDCEEKSNVGFSIDPMCTNCPNLAPKGYDTDEEGLWLHCIQYSGPDWTYECPYPDWAKLTQTI is encoded by the exons ATGAAcaagaggaagagagaagaagaagaagaagaagaaggaatcagaatGGGAACGGATATCGTGTGGCAAACCCCAGCGAATCCCCCGCACCCTCACGACTACATCTTCCGAAACG GAATTCGATATGTTAAACCTTACTACTTCGAATTCATAGCTCAT GTTAAGAATCGATGGGCAGGGAAAACTATTGTGGATTTATTCGCCCAAGAGTTCAAGGGTCGACCTTATGAATATTAT GTTAGTGCAGTGAAATGTGGAAGGATTCAAGTTGATGGTGAGAGGGTACCAGTTTCATACATAGTTAAATCATCACAGAAGATTAGCCATTTCGTACACAG GCATGAACCGCCTGTGATGGCTTGTGAGGTTCCGATTCTCCAAAAAGAACTAGACGTGCTGACTGTTTGTAAACCTGCATCTGTCCCT GTTCATCCATGTGGTCAATATCGTAAgaacactgttgttggcatccttCAAGCTGAGCATGGGCTGGCACCTGTATTTC CTGTTCATCGACTAGATCGCCTTGTGTCAGGACTTCTTATTTTAGCCAGAAATGCTTCAAAAGCTGACATTTTTAGGCAGCAG ATTGAAGGTGGCTTAGTCCGGAAAAAGTATATAGCAAGAGTAGTTGGAGAATTTCCCAAGGATGAG ctAGTTGTTGATGCCAATATAGACTATAATGCTCGGGAAGGGAGGAGCACAGCGGAG GTCAGAGACTCTGCAAAGGGCAAGGCAGCCTCTACAAAATTTACTCGGATTTCTTCTAATGGTGCTCAGAGTATTGTTTTATGTGAACCAATCACTGGTCGTACTCATCAG ATTCGTGTTCATTTAAAGCATTCGGGACACCCAATAGCCAATGACATGCTGTACATATCAGATGAAACTGTCAATCGATCAAGTAAAGGTTCAAGTGCTGATAGATCAGCTTGCACATCTGCCACTGCTCTAACATCAAGTATTGAGGAAAAAGTCGTCAATGATTGTGAAGAGAAGTCCAATGTGGGTTTTAGCATTGATCCCATGTGTACAAACTGTCCAAATTTGGCACCAAAAGG